The window CTTATTTTGCCCACAGTAATTATGGGGTGGAATACAATCTCACATTGCCCCTCAAAAACACCACCAATCAACCTCAGACGGTGACGGTATCCCTGCAAACGCCCTTAAAAGATGAGGGGGGGAAAGATTTACTGCTGTTCTTGAACCCACGAGTTGACCAGATTTTCTTTCGCGGTACGGTGAAGGTAAGTTATGACGATGATGCGGGACAATTGCAGACGCGCTACGTCCATCTAATACAGCGACGAGGGCAACCTGGTGAACCCTTAATCACACTGAATTTATCACCTGGGACAAGTCGCGAAGTCCAGGTAAGCTTACTCTATCCTCCAGATTCCACACCACCGCAGGTTTTGACAGTGAAGACGTTGGATAGATAGTTATATCCTTTCCGTTTGCATCCCAATCACGGCATCTTGCCCTAAAAACTCTGCGTTCCTTCGCGCCGCCCTCTGCGTAACTCTGCGTTAAAAAAACCCACCTTCAGGGTATCAACAGAGATGTGCGGCATGTAATTGTGTTCCGTATCATATCTTGTGCATAACCTCCATTACCATCAGAGGTATGTTTTAAGTAGGTAAGCAATTTTATCGCTTGCCCAGGGAGGCTTCTACTAATGCAACCTCGAACAATCACTATCACCGCTCTCATCACTCTATTGGCTGCTACTACCACCGGCATAACTCCTAATGTTTCACAGCCTTTTTCTGCACAAATAGCACTGGCTCAAGCCCCATTGACTCACAATCCAGAAGCCTACCGCTTAATAGAGCAAGGAAATCAACAGTATAAAATCAGTGAATTTCAAGCAGCTATACAGTCTTGGCAACAAGCATTAGCCATATATCAGAAGAGCGGTGAGCAGATCGGGGAAGGAATTGCTCTAATTAATTTGGGTCATGCTTACTTTTCCGTAGGAGAATACCAAAAAGCCCTCGAATTCTATCAGCAATCCCTGGCCATTCAACAGCAACTGCGAGATTGTCCAGGAGAAGCGAATTCTCTCAACCATCTAGGTGAAGTTTACCGGGTCTTGGGGCAATATCAAAAAGCAATCGAGTTTTATCAGAAATCATTAGCACTCATCCGAGAGATAGGTCAGTCAGCGAACACCGATCACTATGCCCTACTCCAACAAGAAGCTACTTCGCTCAGCAATCTTGGTAATGCTTACCGGAATCTAGGGCAATACCAGAAAGCGATCGAAGTTGGCGAGCAATCCTTGGCTTTGCTCAAAAAAATGAGTGAATTACCTAGCCGCGATTCCTTCGCTATACTCAAAGAAACAGTCAATTCACTCACTAATCTAGGTCATGTTTATTTTTATCTAGGTAACTATCAAAAGGCCGTCGAATGTTATAAGCAATCATTAGCAGTTGTTCGGGAAATAGGAGATCGTCAAGGGGAAGCAAACACCTTAGGAGGTTTGGGCAATATTTACTATTCCTCAGAGCAATATCAAAATGGGATGAAGATTTATCAACAGTCCTTGGCTATTGCACGAGGAATTGGCGATCGCACAAGCGAAGGAATAGTTCTCAACAATATTGGTGCCCTACTCGCAACCAATAACCAGCCAGAACTAGCCATTATTTTCTACAAGCAATCGGTTAATGTTCGAGAAGCAATTCGCCGAGATATCCAAGGGTTGCCGAAAGAACAACAACAGTCTTATATAGAGACGATTGCCAATACCTATCGCTCTTTAGCTGACTTACTGCTCAAGCAAGATCGAGTCTTAGAAGCGCAACGAGTCTTAGATTTGCTCAAAGTGCAGGAGCTGGAGGACTATCTCCATGACGTGCGGGCTAGTGAAAATCTGAGTAATGGTATTGCCGATCGCGCCCCAGAACAGCAAATTAAAAAGGGCTATGAAGCAATTTTAAACCAAGCCATTGAACAGGGAAAAGAACTCTCGCAGTTGGAGAGCCTTCCTGTATCCAATAGAACAGAAGTCCAACAACAGCGTGTTATCGAACTCAGGAAGAATCAAGAGCAAATTACCCAACAGTTTCAAGAATTTCTCAAGAGTTCTGAAGTTGCAGCACTGCTAATCCAGTTACGGCAAACCACCGTCGGAGAGGGCTTTGAC of the Allocoleopsis franciscana PCC 7113 genome contains:
- a CDS encoding CHAT domain-containing protein, coding for MQPRTITITALITLLAATTTGITPNVSQPFSAQIALAQAPLTHNPEAYRLIEQGNQQYKISEFQAAIQSWQQALAIYQKSGEQIGEGIALINLGHAYFSVGEYQKALEFYQQSLAIQQQLRDCPGEANSLNHLGEVYRVLGQYQKAIEFYQKSLALIREIGQSANTDHYALLQQEATSLSNLGNAYRNLGQYQKAIEVGEQSLALLKKMSELPSRDSFAILKETVNSLTNLGHVYFYLGNYQKAVECYKQSLAVVREIGDRQGEANTLGGLGNIYYSSEQYQNGMKIYQQSLAIARGIGDRTSEGIVLNNIGALLATNNQPELAIIFYKQSVNVREAIRRDIQGLPKEQQQSYIETIANTYRSLADLLLKQDRVLEAQRVLDLLKVQELEDYLHDVRASENLSNGIADRAPEQQIKKGYEAILNQAIEQGKELSQLESLPVSNRTEVQQQRVIELRKNQEQITQQFQEFLKSSEVAALLIQLRQTTVGEGFDLDKYATSLQDNLKRLQQDAVILYPFVLEDRLELVLVTSYTPPIRRTVAVKRKDLNRAILEFRDVLKTPSRDAKDSAQKLYNWLIKPIANDLAQAKAKTIIYAPDGQLRYIPLAALYDGNQWLVQRFGINNITALSLTEFNTKPQSKLHIFAGAFTQGNYSIQVGSRQFNFQGLKYAGIEIENLAKIVPSTTRLLDQQFSRDTVLQMNDYSVVHLATHAAFVEGQPEQSFILFGDGKYVTLRDVGSWRLPNVDLVVLSACETGLGDKLGDGKEVLGFGYQMQRAGARAAIASLWQVDDGGTQAMMDAFYAALENGSTTKAKALRQAQIALITGDYKALGQQRGLEVQQGTRSRLSPTVNSRLSHPYYWAPFILIGNGL